GTCACTAATTTAATGCATTATCTATTATCAACAGATATagttacaataataaaattgacCAGGTTTTGTCCTCAAACACCGCAGAATTCAATTGCGACGAGAATAACCAAATTGGCATAAAAGGAATTCTCAGCGCATTTAGTACACAAATGACTATTCTATGCGGATCTAAAACGAACTATGATCTTTATGAAAGTAAAACATTATTGCCGAATTGCGAGAATTACATGACTTACGCTGTCGGTGCACCGATCCAGACGGTAGCAAGTGACATCAAAGCGGGTATCTGTTATGATCTCGATTaccttaaattgaaatttgtcagTTTCGTGGCACAATCGAATGGCGAGGCCATCGTCTTAGACGAGGTACGTGACGAATATATTAACCTGCTATTTAATTCCCCTCTTAACGTTGTCTTAACATCAAATTTCATGTTTAATTTCGCTAGAAGAATAACCTAAATGAACTTTCCATAGACTTAGGTCAAAAGGTCCGCAGCCTTCAAACGTATTTTCCATTTATGAGGTGAGTACTCACACACTTAGTATCTGTGGCTTTCTATAACCGATTTGAACTTcaattcaaatatgtatatggcagTCAGGACACTTTTAATGCGGCCCGAGATAAGCTGCGCAAATCACAAACTCTTTTCGATGCCTTCGAATTCGATTTTACCAGTTTATTGCAAGACGAACCGCTAAAGAGTCAACTGGAAAGTCACGCATACATTTTCAACACCATCTGGTGGCGCCAACTGCGTCAACATAACTGGCGCCACTTCCTCGATGCCTTGAAAGAACGCACACGCTCCGTAAAATATCTCGTACATATGGGCACTTACGGCAATATGACAATACCTCCGGCTCGGGGAAATTGCGAACAAGAAATTGTGGCCGTACACACAGATAGCATAGCAATCTCAGCGCCTGCGTATATTTGGGCCTATTTGAAATCTCCGTTTTCTGCAGATGAGGAAAAAAATGACGATATTGTGGTCATTGCGCACAATTCACCTTAtgtacgaaaaaaattaagaaatctaACGAAATGTCATTGATTAATATACTATGTCTTTTCGATTTTAACAGGTGACGAATCCAACGCACGATGAGTTCTGTGAGTTGGACGTATGTGACGAAATTGAATGGTTGAAAAATAGCACATTCGGGAATCTGCGACGTCTACCAACACTGGGCTACATGTTCTGCTGCCGTCCTGAGGATGTGGCCCTCATCATTGATTACTTTCCCATACAGgaagataaaagtaaaattacgAAGTCTGGAGAAGTAGAACAAACTAATGCAAACAAAACAGTGGAACTATCGTCTAGCCAACCAAACTAAAGACACATTccttaataatataatatattggtatatgtaatatgtaaatcagaaaatttataaaatatacgcTCTTTATTTGACTTTGAACTTTACGTTTATGCTGTCTAACATTGCTGCGGAGGGGCTGGATATAGATAACAGCCCACAGCCAACTTCACTAGGGAAAACACAAAACTTTGATATGGAAGGTTTTGGACAGCGGGATCCTCTAATCCTATCGTTTAAGGCAAATAGCGATTTAGTTTGCTGTCTTAGCTGTCTCACCGTGGTCTACCAATACGAAATGCTGAACTTTAGTCAGGTTGTCATCCAAGCGATCTCTGATTTcccttacaaaaaataaaatttaatcacCGAAAGATATTGCTCTTTTTTCTACGTTTCCGAGAATGTAATATAGAGTAGTAAATTTCTATTTCAATACTGGCACCATCTACTCATGATGCTAAGTATTTATCGAACCGCCCTCTTTTATCGTAAAATATTCGAATAACGTTATCACCCatgcatatacttacatatactacatatattattatagatCTCGATGGCTTGACAATTTTCTGCTTCtggaatttatcattcgatATCTCAATTTAAGCTACGTTTATTGTTTATTGACGTTAGCTCGGCTCACAACGATTATTTTTAGTACTCCGATTACCCTTTCTTTACACATTCTTTGTTTTACGGCAAAGCAAAGGCTTGCTGACATTGCACAATTCCCTATATACCAAACATACTAACAGTTATCAAACCTACATACTATATAACGGGGTTTGCAACAAGAGcgctacaaaaataaataaaacaaaaacggtttgggataacaatgaaattctttattcctgtgaaagaacattcgatgccattatgtacgGAGCTcgattcttttgcatggccactacggacacgcttgcagaagtccagtcgctgaacccaattttcgacggttttcaagcataaatcggccgatactactgcaatttcacgtttgaTATTCCTGCGAAGTTCATTAGTCGTAGCTGGCTTGATGGCATTAatcatagacttgacgtagccccacagttAATAGTCTaatggcgtcaaatcgcacgtcCAAGGCGGGCCATTTCATGAGATAACACCTGCACCAAACTTAGTtctcaataaatcgattgtgacattcgctgtgtggcttgtggcgccgtcctgttggaaccacatattgtccaagttcatatcatccaattcggaccaaaattttcgattatcattgagcggtagcgactcccatttcacatttttaataaaatcaagtgTACGtgaacgtagcgctcttaaagttgaggccacgcTCTCCGAattttggtagtaaattttaataattccgACTCGTTGTTCGATCGTATATCTTTCAATGATAAAACACGGTGTCATTTGCTGCCCCTATCGGTCTATTTTTGTAGCGTCGTTAAAAAACGCTTTAAGTGCGtgctgaaattaatttaaacccTTCTTAACATCGCTGTTGGGATACACGCAGTACTAGTTGGAAAGTAGTTGTACTAGTACTAGTTGGCAAGTAGTTGTAACTAGTACCAGTTAGAAAGTAGTTGTAACTAGTTGATTTCAAAACTTACTCATCCGCAATCGCACTGGCCGAAATTGCTGGCTGGTGAATCTAATAGTGATCAGATTAGCATTGATTGCACAAGTCAAACGAACTATGATCTCTATACGTTGTATGTAAGATAATGAACTGATAAGGTAAggtatattggaatttaagttACACCTCGAACGAAATACAAATACAAGCCGGGACCATTTGCGCGCAACTGAAGCTTTTGCCTATGGAATCGATTATACCAGTTGTGAActaaagtttcaaaaattgttgggctatcaaatacaaaaacaataaactgaGCATATTTGGGAAATTCGAAAActtttatttcgcttttttaatttacaaaaggagaacatgtgtatgtatacatgtatgtatgtttgtttctTAGTGCACTTTCATTAGTTTTTAGAACGCCATTGTTTTACTTAATTTACAGCAACTAAATATATAaacgtatatatgtgtgtgtgttgcattaTGTTACAATTGGCCGCAAATACGGTGCAACAGTGAACTCACCAGTCACTAGTTAGTGCTGATGTACCAGTTACCACCGGTGCAACATACTGCGCTCCTGCCGCACTGGCGGATTGCCTACTCAAAAATCAAgcatccatatatacatacatacatacatatgcatgcatgtgagCATTTATAGCTTAGTACATAGTAATGTGTGCATATTTGTAAATTCAAACTTAAAACTATTGAAGAATCTCACGATTTCATTTAAATGCAAGCATTTGTTCGTTTCTTAACCGGTAAATAtgttgtatattatatatgtatgtatattagtacCTATTTAAAGTCTTTAAACATATTCGTTATCGATTCTAGTCTACGACGAAGTAAACAgtcatttgtattaaaataaaaattaaacttacaGGTAATGGCATATACAAgtcttcattcatttttggggttatttacaataaaatgctttttttttttggaatattccaGGTATGTGGCTACTTAAAGACCTCTTACTCAGTTGTATATAAATGCACCAATTGTACaaacatacgtatatgtatatattatatacttaaaGAGCTTCTTTGAGAATGTAGCTAGCTGTACGAAATTTAAAAGACTAGTTTATTAATGAAGCTTCAACGAAAATCGCGCATCAGGCATGGCACTATTACTTGTATTAATTGAGCACACCCGTTGAGATTgctacatatgtacctatgtacgTTGCAGTTATATCCTTTTTTTGCTAAACGATTTCAATTTTCTGTGaagaattaaacattttaacgCTTTGGtgcataaaatatgaaatataaaaacaaaaataaataaataaataagaaagcaAATGCACATAAGGCAAATAGAAAGACATTTCACAGTTATTCGTTACATAAATATCGATTATTTAGCTACCACGTCATTGGCTTAACTACGGCGTTCGTTTTTCAACGAAGAACTAAAgcgtaaaatacaaaatatacaatttcAGACACCCACATTGTCCTGTCTTAGTtattaactacatacatacaaataaatgccTGGCGTTGATATGCTATTTTTAAGCTCGACTAACACCAGCCTAATTCGTTATTTACTATTTACATTACATTTGCTTCAATATGCACTGCACACTGTGACTGATTGTACAATGATTCTGCTAATTTAATCCTATAATTTGTTATTGACATTTTTACGCTAAAACTCCACCACTGTATTAAACCGATTAATCACG
This Bactrocera dorsalis isolate Fly_Bdor unplaced genomic scaffold, ASM2337382v1 BdCtg040, whole genome shotgun sequence DNA region includes the following protein-coding sequences:
- the LOC105228071 gene encoding uncharacterized protein LOC105228071 — encoded protein: MMSHITLIYLLAIATGCEVISACQLDILSPAPLFAQNFGSKKIIFKAQASAIHLDIGESVTAYCSSGLVYKKRDERYSYNNKIDQVLSSNTAEFNCDENNQIGIKGILSAFSTQMTILCGSKTNYDLYESKTLLPNCENYMTYAVGAPIQTVASDIKAGICYDLDYLKLKFVSFVAQSNGEAIVLDEKNNLNELSIDLGQKVRSLQTYFPFMSQDTFNAARDKLRKSQTLFDAFEFDFTSLLQDEPLKSQLESHAYIFNTIWWRQLRQHNWRHFLDALKERTRSVKYLVHMGTYGNMTIPPARGNCEQEIVAVHTDSIAISAPAYIWAYLKSPFSADEEKNDDIVVIAHNSPYVTNPTHDEFCELDVCDEIEWLKNSTFGNLRRLPTLGYMFCCRPEDVALIIDYFPIQEDKSKITKSGEVEQTNANKTVELSSSQPN